The Diaphorobacter ruginosibacter genome contains a region encoding:
- a CDS encoding helix-turn-helix transcriptional regulator: MRRADRLFKLVQLIRGRRLSTAAFLAERLEVSLRTIYRDVADLQHQGVPIEGEAGVGYRLGAGFELPPLMFTQAEADALVIAARVAQTWLDDGLAREMESALCKILSVLPTPARVAAEAQALFSLGSGLDRRTQDTLKALRHAAHSQHLVELDYLDLKEQQSVRRVRPLACFYWGKVWTLSAWCETRDDFRTFRIDRVHRCDVLPQTFRHEPGKTLADLTRRVQCERGLD; encoded by the coding sequence ATGCGTCGCGCAGATCGACTCTTCAAGCTCGTGCAGCTCATCCGTGGGCGGCGCCTGTCCACGGCCGCGTTCCTCGCGGAACGGCTCGAAGTGTCGCTGCGCACCATCTACCGCGATGTGGCCGATCTGCAGCACCAGGGGGTGCCGATCGAGGGCGAGGCCGGGGTGGGGTACCGCCTGGGTGCTGGGTTCGAGCTGCCGCCGCTGATGTTCACCCAGGCCGAGGCCGATGCGCTGGTCATCGCCGCGCGCGTGGCGCAGACCTGGCTCGACGACGGGCTGGCCCGCGAGATGGAGAGTGCGCTGTGCAAGATCCTCTCGGTGCTGCCGACCCCGGCGCGCGTGGCCGCCGAGGCGCAGGCGCTGTTCTCGCTGGGCTCGGGGCTTGACCGGCGCACGCAGGACACGCTCAAGGCGCTGCGCCATGCGGCGCACTCGCAGCATCTGGTCGAACTCGACTATCTCGACCTGAAGGAGCAGCAGAGCGTGCGGCGCGTACGGCCGCTCGCATGCTTCTACTGGGGCAAGGTGTGGACGCTGTCGGCCTGGTGCGAGACGCGCGATGATTTCCGTACGTTCCGCATCGACCGGGTGCATCGCTGCGATGTCCTGCCGCAGACCTTTCGCCACGAACCGGGCAAGACGCTCGCCGACCTCACGCGCCGCGTGCAGTGCGAACGGGGCCTGGATTGA
- a CDS encoding ProQ/FINO family protein, with protein sequence MIAGFDWRTPVWGGDGLHMNSPVTEAKNPAAPAPEQAAPVAQQAVAPQQADATQTPQSETAPAEGAKAGRNRRRRGGAGRREGQREGQAAVARTPGDAPAAQGKATHPGNPGTAQPRRQNPALQQLQGLYPQLFGEQPRPLKRGIFQDLEAAHPGVFTPADLKLALSIHTRSSRYLQAVSQGQPRHDLQGKVVEQMAPEHVFHALVEVFRRRKPRDGEDLTQKLRRRMEIAFESSGMTREAYLELVRGRDDATNALLDEALAEVSARVAKDEAILRAYEASGAASVDAFADMYGMQARTVAQQLERARRLRG encoded by the coding sequence ATGATTGCCGGTTTTGACTGGCGCACGCCCGTGTGGGGCGGCGATGGATTGCACATGAACTCACCTGTGACTGAAGCCAAAAACCCTGCTGCCCCTGCACCCGAGCAGGCAGCGCCCGTGGCACAGCAGGCCGTGGCCCCGCAGCAGGCCGACGCCACGCAGACACCCCAGTCCGAAACGGCGCCTGCCGAAGGTGCGAAGGCCGGACGCAACCGCCGCCGGCGCGGTGGCGCGGGTCGTCGCGAAGGCCAGCGTGAAGGCCAGGCCGCGGTGGCGCGTACGCCGGGCGATGCTCCCGCAGCACAGGGCAAGGCCACCCATCCGGGCAATCCCGGCACCGCGCAGCCGCGCCGCCAGAATCCCGCGCTGCAGCAACTGCAGGGGTTGTATCCACAGCTCTTCGGCGAGCAGCCGAGGCCGCTCAAGCGCGGCATCTTCCAGGACCTGGAGGCGGCTCACCCGGGCGTGTTCACTCCTGCGGACCTGAAGCTTGCGCTCAGCATCCACACGCGTTCTTCGCGCTACCTGCAGGCGGTGTCCCAGGGGCAGCCACGCCACGACCTGCAAGGCAAGGTGGTCGAGCAGATGGCACCGGAACATGTGTTTCACGCGCTGGTGGAGGTCTTCCGCCGCCGCAAGCCCCGCGATGGCGAAGATCTCACGCAGAAGCTGCGCCGCCGCATGGAAATCGCCTTCGAGAGTTCCGGCATGACGCGCGAGGCCTACCTGGAACTGGTGCGCGGCCGTGACGATGCCACCAATGCGCTGCTCGACGAGGCGCTTGCCGAGGTCTCCGCCCGCGTGGCCAAGGACGAGGCCATCCTGCGCGCCTACGAGGCCAGCGGGGCGGCCAGCGTCGATGCCTTTGCCGACATGTACGGCATGCAGGCGCGCACGGTGGCGCAGCAGCTCGAGCGCGCACGCCGCCTGCGCGGCTGA
- a CDS encoding molybdopterin-dependent oxidoreductase, whose protein sequence is MQQVKETTPIMQPHSAHWGAFSARWDGHELDVRPHPADPDPNPIIDNLRDALRHPIRIARPMVRRGWLENGPGPDPRRGHDDYVEMDWSEVLDRLAAELRRVQQAHGCEAIFGGSYGWSSAGRFHHAQSQVHRFLNTALGGYVRSVNTYSAGAAAPLLPHVIGPMEQVARQNVTLEQLAEHTEVVLSFGGMALKNSRVASGGVSRHTERRAMETAARRGCRFINVSPLRSDLPPEIHAEWIAPVPMTDTAMMLGLVHQLWADGSLDRGYIDRCCDGWDTFEDYLTGRSDGVAKDCAWAARICDVPAQQLVDLARSLVGKRVLVTVSHSLQRAEHGEQPVWMGAVLAAALGQLGLPGGGYNYALGTLAHYGRRNNATPVAPLPQGSNGVKAFIPVARITDMLLNPGQPFDYDGQRMNYPHIRLAYWAGGNPFHHHQDLRRLADAFRTLDTFVINESVWTATARHADIVLPTTLTLERDDIGATATDPLVIAMKRVAEPYGESRDDYAIFSDLAERLGRREAFTEGLGAREWLSRLYEHTRRGLEKMQLPAPTFEEFWERGELQIPQLPDDGGILRAFRDDPENAPLPTPSGKVQISSPHVAAFGYADCPGHPAWLAPRHAPTAEHPLWLVANQPYTKLHSQLDFGRYSMDNKRQGREICHLHPDTAAARGIREGDIVRLHNELGAVLASAHLNPDMRKDVVQLPTGAWYDPRPDAVHGVVCVHGNPNIVVRDLGTSSLGQGCAGQISTVQVERFDAPLPPIRAFDPPLI, encoded by the coding sequence ATGCAGCAGGTGAAAGAGACAACACCCATCATGCAGCCGCACAGCGCGCACTGGGGCGCGTTCAGCGCCCGCTGGGACGGCCACGAACTGGATGTGCGCCCCCACCCGGCGGACCCCGATCCCAACCCCATCATCGACAACCTGCGGGATGCGCTACGCCATCCGATCCGCATCGCGCGGCCGATGGTGCGCAGGGGCTGGCTCGAGAACGGCCCCGGCCCGGACCCACGGCGAGGCCACGACGACTACGTGGAAATGGACTGGAGCGAGGTGCTCGACCGCCTGGCCGCCGAGCTGCGCCGCGTGCAGCAGGCGCATGGCTGCGAGGCGATCTTCGGCGGCTCGTACGGCTGGTCGAGCGCGGGGCGCTTCCACCATGCGCAAAGCCAGGTGCATCGCTTCCTGAACACCGCGCTTGGCGGCTACGTGCGCTCGGTCAACACCTATAGCGCGGGCGCCGCGGCCCCGTTGCTGCCGCACGTGATCGGGCCGATGGAACAGGTGGCGCGGCAGAACGTCACGCTGGAGCAGCTCGCGGAGCATACCGAGGTGGTGCTCTCGTTCGGCGGCATGGCGCTCAAGAATTCACGCGTGGCCTCGGGTGGCGTCAGCCGCCACACGGAACGCCGTGCCATGGAAACCGCCGCCCGGCGCGGCTGTCGCTTCATCAACGTGAGCCCGTTGCGCTCCGACCTGCCGCCCGAGATCCACGCGGAATGGATCGCCCCGGTGCCGATGACCGACACGGCCATGATGCTCGGCCTCGTCCACCAGCTGTGGGCCGACGGTTCGCTTGACCGAGGCTATATCGACCGCTGCTGCGACGGCTGGGACACTTTCGAGGACTACCTCACGGGCAGGAGCGACGGCGTCGCCAAGGACTGCGCCTGGGCGGCACGCATCTGCGACGTGCCCGCGCAGCAGTTGGTCGACCTGGCGCGCTCGCTCGTGGGCAAGCGCGTGCTGGTCACGGTCTCGCATTCGCTGCAGCGTGCCGAACATGGCGAACAGCCCGTATGGATGGGCGCGGTGCTGGCCGCGGCGCTCGGCCAGCTGGGGCTGCCGGGCGGCGGCTACAACTATGCGCTCGGCACGCTCGCGCACTATGGCCGCCGCAACAATGCCACCCCCGTCGCGCCGTTGCCGCAGGGCAGCAACGGCGTGAAGGCCTTCATTCCCGTCGCGCGCATCACCGACATGCTGCTGAATCCCGGCCAGCCGTTCGACTACGACGGCCAGCGCATGAACTATCCGCACATTCGCCTGGCCTACTGGGCGGGAGGCAATCCCTTCCACCACCACCAGGACCTGCGCCGCCTGGCCGACGCCTTCCGCACGCTCGACACCTTCGTCATCAACGAGAGCGTCTGGACCGCCACCGCACGCCATGCCGACATCGTGCTGCCCACCACGCTCACGCTGGAGCGCGACGACATCGGCGCCACGGCCACCGACCCCCTCGTGATTGCGATGAAGCGCGTGGCCGAGCCCTATGGGGAATCACGCGACGACTACGCCATCTTCAGCGATCTGGCGGAGCGCCTGGGCCGGCGAGAGGCGTTCACCGAAGGCCTTGGCGCGCGCGAATGGCTCTCCCGCCTGTACGAGCACACGCGCCGGGGACTCGAGAAGATGCAGCTGCCCGCGCCTACGTTCGAGGAATTCTGGGAGCGCGGCGAACTGCAGATTCCCCAGCTGCCCGACGATGGCGGCATCCTGCGTGCGTTCCGCGACGACCCCGAGAACGCGCCGCTGCCCACGCCCAGCGGCAAGGTGCAGATCAGCTCCCCGCACGTGGCCGCGTTCGGCTATGCCGACTGCCCGGGCCATCCCGCATGGCTGGCGCCCAGGCATGCGCCCACGGCAGAGCATCCGCTGTGGCTCGTGGCCAACCAGCCCTATACCAAGCTGCACAGCCAGCTCGACTTCGGCCGCTACAGCATGGACAACAAGCGCCAGGGCCGCGAGATCTGCCACCTGCATCCCGACACCGCCGCAGCGCGCGGCATCCGCGAGGGCGACATCGTCAGGCTGCACAACGAGCTGGGGGCCGTGCTGGCGAGCGCGCACCTGAACCCCGACATGCGCAAGGACGTGGTGCAGTTGCCCACCGGCGCCTGGTACGACCCGCGGCCCGATGCGGTGCACGGCGTGGTGTGCGTGCACGGCAACCCCAACATCGTGGTGCGCGATCTGGGCACCTCCTCGCTGGGCCAGGGATGCGCGGGTCAGATCAGCACCGTGCAGGTTGAGCGCTTCGATGCGCCGCTGCCGCCGATCCGTGCGTTCGATCCGCCGTTGATCTGA
- a CDS encoding VOC family protein gives MSAIRSASAINWFEIPCTDLSRAQSFYEAMLGRKMRLDECGGTPMAIFAYDDPATGGCLVGNGSLTPSHNGGVRVYLDCEPSVEAAMERARKAGGQVLDECVELPQDIGFIAHVRDTEGNTIGLHAKRR, from the coding sequence ATGTCTGCAATCCGTTCCGCATCCGCCATCAACTGGTTCGAGATTCCCTGCACCGACCTGTCGCGCGCCCAGTCCTTCTATGAGGCCATGCTCGGCCGCAAGATGCGCCTGGACGAGTGCGGCGGCACGCCGATGGCGATCTTTGCCTACGACGATCCGGCGACCGGCGGCTGCCTCGTGGGCAACGGCAGCCTCACCCCCTCGCACAACGGCGGCGTGCGGGTCTATCTGGACTGCGAGCCCAGCGTCGAGGCCGCCATGGAGCGTGCGCGCAAGGCCGGCGGCCAGGTGCTGGACGAGTGCGTGGAGCTGCCGCAGGACATCGGCTTCATCGCCCACGTGCGCGACACCGAGGGCAACACGATCGGCCTGCACGCCAAGCGCCGCTGA
- a CDS encoding glutathione peroxidase has translation MSSIDDFQAARIDGSPLRLSDYRGQVLLIVNTASACGFTPQFAGLQELHATYGARGLVVIGFPCNQFGKQDAGSNQEIGAFCSKNYGVDFTMMSKIDVNGPQAIPLYDWLKQQAPGVLGTRSIKWNFTKFLVGRDGRVIARYAPATRPAELRADIETALTSSPS, from the coding sequence ATGAGCTCCATCGACGACTTCCAGGCCGCCCGCATCGACGGTTCACCGCTGCGCCTGTCGGACTACCGCGGACAGGTGCTGCTCATCGTGAACACCGCCAGCGCCTGCGGCTTCACGCCGCAGTTCGCCGGATTGCAGGAACTGCACGCGACGTACGGCGCACGCGGCCTGGTGGTGATCGGATTCCCGTGCAACCAGTTCGGCAAGCAGGATGCGGGAAGCAACCAGGAAATCGGTGCGTTCTGCAGCAAGAACTATGGTGTCGACTTCACGATGATGTCCAAGATCGACGTGAACGGACCCCAGGCGATTCCGCTCTACGACTGGCTCAAGCAGCAGGCACCGGGCGTGCTGGGAACCAGGAGCATCAAGTGGAACTTCACCAAGTTCCTGGTCGGCCGCGACGGCCGGGTGATCGCGCGCTATGCGCCGGCTACCCGGCCTGCCGAGCTACGTGCCGACATCGAGACGGCACTCACCTCCTCGCCCTCCTGA